The Triticum urartu cultivar G1812 chromosome 6, Tu2.1, whole genome shotgun sequence genome includes the window GCTCCAGGTTGTGGCTTGCTCCATCGCAGGACGCGGCCGCTGCTCTCCGGTGGTGCGCCGGCGTCTTCTAGTTGAAGCTTTTGTCGTCGTTGGTTGTAGCTTTTGGGTCGCCGATTGCAGCATCGATGGAGGAGCAAAAacttttgggttttgtttgggAGAAGAGATGCTTGCAACGGCAGATAGATGGCGTTCGTGAAAGCAGCAGGGGGTCGTGCCGCTGACGCCGGCGAGCTCGTACTGCAGGAGATGGGATGAGATCAGACAGAAGCggaaggaagaagaaagagagaaaaagaaaaaaatagagaaaGAAAACATTTGGGTCCACCAAGCATGCGTTGCCAGCCTATCTCGCGCGTGAAAAAAGAAAGCCAGCGGGAGCGAACCGGCGGAGCGCTTCGGCCGGCGCTCCGGCCGGCGCTCCGGCCCGAAACGTTTACCTTTTGTCTATTCTTTACACTATTCATGCTAGATTTCACATTTTTGTTTCTCAATGTGTGATTCGAGTTTGGACCTGAAATTTTTAGGGTTTGTACTCACATTGATTGTGAACATTCATAATTTTTTGTGAATTTTTTAAAACATTAAAAAAATATTTACTAACATTTGAAGTACGGGAGTACCCTAAGGCTGGGAGGGAGCACCGGATACTTGAACCCCGCTGTGCCTGGAGGGGACACACGTGAACCCCGCTGTGCCTGTGCAGCGAGAGCAGATCTCCGGCCACATGGCCCACAAGACCGAGTGGACGTCGCACGGTCACCTGCGCAGGCGCGGCCGCGCGGGGAACGTAGTCACGGGCGCGTAGAAGAAAGAAGCACCGTGCCGGCTCGGTCGGACATTCGGACTGCGCCTCTGAGCTTCTGCGCCATGGACGGTGGAGCCATGCCACGAACGTAGCAGGCAAACTATTCCGGCATCCGCGTTCACGCGGAGCCAGGCacccggccggccggccggcccaCGGGCGGTCACGGGCGCGCTGCCGCTGCTGGCCCTGGCTAGCGCCCTACCGTCCGAGAGCCGGAAACCGGTGTGATGTTGAGGTCGAACGGTGTCACGAGGCAACGGCCGGGCGGTGCAGCTGGGACCAGGGCTGCGCCGGCCACCACGTACGTCTTGCCTGACCGATCAAAATGTTAGCTGCTGCTGGTGGCGTGGGTCACCTCAATTTTGTCGCGAGCTCGCCGTCTTGGGGAGGTCACGTGAATGCTTCTAGAGAGTTCCCCGCCCAACGTTGACACGTGTCGTAGGTATATGTGAGCTTTTTTTTTCCTAGCAAAAGAAAAAACATCTACGTTTCTACGTAGTATAAACGCATCTTAAAAGTGTTTGTGTTAGGATGTCATTTGACCATAAAAATGAAAATTTATACGCTCCTGACACATCCGAGCATCTTGTATGCCTACACTATTCATGGACAGGAGTAAATGAACCTGGGTATTGAATCGCCGCTCTCTGAAGATATGGATGCTCATAATATATTTGATTTGTCCTCTATTGTACAATCTTTAGTTGCTTGGCCCATTTAAATTTTTAATAACTCCAAGACCCTTGGATGTAAAAAGGTGTCGACTGGGATTGTTTTTGCATGAAAATTAAGCAACTCGACTCACTATTGATTATATTTCTTGTGGTGGAATATTTGAATCCAGATTCAAGTTTTAGATTTGGCACGAGTGCTTAGGTTTCTTGCATTTACTCTAATTTTTTGTGTTATTTTTTTCAGTGGGAGACGACGTGCCCTCATGGACACGTGGTGACCGTCAATCTCAAGATTTGTCGCCCTAGCCTCTCGGAGAAGTTTATAGAGGTACTCTGTGTGCATGGTCCATCGGGGTGAGTGCAAGTTCGCCTGTGTGCTTTTGTTGGTCAAAAAGACACGATGACACTTTTATGGGCCGAAATACAACTCAAGACCGCATAATTTATTCTTTCTTTTGCTACGTGCCACTGAATTGAAACAAGTTTTGTGAACAATTTATTTGGTGTCATGTTCTAAAAGAGACCTCTTTTGGTGACACATTGTAGCATCCATGCCATCTTTGATCATGTGTTGTAGTGTATGTTGATGGATCACTATTTTTTAGGCGTTCGCAGTTGGGGTACTCTTCAAACCGAAACAATAGTGTAATTGGACTGTAGGTGTTGATCGTAGGAACGATTTTTTTAGCGACATAATATGAGATGCACATATAATGGGTTGTAAATGTGAGAACTGAGAATGTGCTCACTGTACCGGGAGTCTGAGATTCGCATTAATTTGAGCATGATGCCCCTGTGTATTTCATTCGATTTTCAAAATAGTATATGGGCCGGAGAATCCCACAttagcttggggggggggggtggggggtatATGAGTTTGCATACTTAAGAAGTTGTCAAGTTTGAACAAATAGTCGGCAAAATctttacctactaataaagcagcTATCCCTTCTGGTCGTCCGTCATTAGTACTTTTGCATAAAAGCCCTTAAAGTTTATATGAATCAACCCGCAGTCCAAGGTCAACCCAAACAGTTACGAGCGATAGAAAAAAAAACACTCCCAATCGCATCTCCACCTCCAGCGCTCCGCCACCCCCTGCCGCGAGCCGCCGGCCGCAGCCCCGCCGcagcccgccgccaccgcctacCCCGCTGGAGACACTCGAGGCCGCGGCCGTTGCCGGCTCCCACACCCGCGGGCCTCCGTCGCAAGCGGAGGCAAGGAGGTGGCGGGGTTCTTGGTGGTCGCCGGCGTGGCGAGGGCCGAAGGGGTCGCCGGCACGGGTGTCGGGCGCGGTCGGAGCAGAGGaacgcgggcggcggcgcggcgtagGAAGGCGGGGCTGGTGCTGGAGCTTGAGGGCGCGAACGCCATGGCATGCGTCCAGATGACGGCAGAGGGCCAGGGGTGGCTTGGCTTGGTGCTGGAGCTTGATGGCGCGGCCGCCATGGCATGTGTACAGATGACAGTAGAGGGCCAGGCGTGCCTTGGCGTCGCTAAGAGCCACGAGGTCATCGCTGCCGGCCTCCGCGCACCAGCTGCTGCAAACCCCCCTGCGCCATCGCCGTGGGACGCCTGCGTTCTGCTGCTCCATTGCCGGCACCTGTCCCTGTGCGGCGCGTGCGAACCCGCCGTGAACACCTGCCCCGTGTGCGCGGCCACCAAGAACGCCTCGCTCCATGTCCTCCTTTCTTGACCATCGAACTCCGAGCCCCGGCTGGGATCAATAGGCAACAGTGGGCAAAGAAATTAAAACTGAGAAAGAAGATGATCTTAAAGCGAGATCAAAAGGAGgaagatggatggatggatgatAATGATAAAAAAGATATGCCGCTGGTGAGCAATATAGGACCTTGTTACCCAACCTGGGATGCACGGCGGCGCAAAGCGGCGGCCCGCGGGAGGGGTGCGCAACGGCTTGGGCGTGCAGACACGGGATGGCGGGCGAACTCCACCGAATCTAGGAATGGGGACAGCGCAGGCCGCAGATCCGGTGGCGCAAGCTCTTCGTAGAGaccggcggcggcggttgggGCCTACTTGAGGCGGCCATGGCCCGTTCCTGTAGGGGGagtagagagagagggagggggggggggggggggggggggatgaaaCGGGAAGAATAAAAGCGAAAAGAAAGAGGTTGCGAAGTGGGGCCGTGGTTCTCCGGCGAGGTTGCTGCCGGCGCCGGGCATCGATGCTGAATGAACGCCGCGGCGGGTGCAGCCGGCAGAGGCGGCGCATCCCGAGGAGGAGCTCGTCGGGGTTGGGGGATGGATACTTCTTTATATTATTGGGTTGTCGATAGCGTGTGAAATCATAACGCTGGAGCGCCAGCGAGGCATCTGGTTTCTTCTGGCTATCAACCAACGTGTTAGCGCTGGCGTGCACGCATGTTGAGCGGACAGATGAATACCTCTGAGTTCATTATACGCAGATACACACAAGGTATTAGGTACAGatagattttttttattttgtgctAAAAAGGTTATTTCTTGGATACAGAATCCATATATGTACGTGGATTCAAGCTCTATACATGCATCCTACAGAATTAGTGGCTCGTATTTTTTCGTGAAATCTGCTTATATAATTTTACAAAGTGTCTGCATACTTTAAAAAATGGTTCTGTAATTTAAAATGTGTTTGTGCTTTTTGAAAAAATACAAGATTTTTCAAAAAGTGCCTTTGCATTTTAATTTGTTTGTATTAGTTTTTAAAAAAGAGTTTATGTATTGAAATATTGTTCACATTTTCTTTAAAAAATCACcctttttaaaaatgttcatgtaatTCTAAAAGTGTTTGCATGTTAAATAGTTTTGTAGTTTTAGAAAGGTTATGTGATTTAAGAAAGTGTCCGTGTGTTTTAAAAAGAAAATGTTAATGCATTCTAGAAAAGAATACAATTAAAAGCAAGTTGGATTATGAGGAACGATGTATGAAGTAGGTGCAGAGTGTAGCTCGTGTAGGGCGGCCCTTAGGTCCAGCTCGACTagattagttttataaaaattatAAATACCCCTTTGCTTTGGCGCGGTTCAATGATAAGTTTGTTGTGTGATGGCCAAGATTAAAGGGGGTTTTTTTTCCTTACCCACTTGTGGGCCCTAAATTCATGATTGATTTTTCTTTACAATCTGCTAATTGGAGCAGTCGAATAACCTGGGTTAATTTGTTTCTCGATCAATCCTGTGTAAGGTTAATGCATAGTGCCTTTTCACGTATTTTCTCTTGACATCGAATTGATATGCATATTGCACTCGGTGAGAAATTTTTCAATAACTCACACTAATATACTAATCTAGATACCGTCAACAATCTAGATATTATCCTTCATCTGTTGTTTCGTTGGCCATACATCAAGATCTgtgtcatatgtggatgtgaacCAGATGTTGCCAATTCTGACATCACCCTTGATGAGGTCATCAGAATAACATTCCAAAGGAAAAGTTTAGTGTCATTTTATTGTATCATTTTGTTAGCATCGTCCTTACAAGTTTAGAGTAGCGAGCCTCCGAAGCTTCGTCTTTCATCTTTTTTTTTCTCACCCATCATTTCATACCAATCATATTGGATTGTTATATTTTTTTCTACACTctcgttgcaacgcacgggcatttgtgctagtaATACTTAATACAAGCAGCATTGCTTGATCACAACTTGGCACACGTACTACATGCATTGGATAGCTAGACACACCAATTGCAGATACAACCCCAAGTACAAACACTATTGCATCTCCCCCGCAACACACACGAAACATGCACAACAATTGGCACACCAGATACAGTAGATCTGAAGCAGTTCTACATTCAGAACCAACAAAGTAAGCAGACAAGGATATCGACGAACCCAACATGCATGCAGTCACGAATGAACGTTGTTTTCGTGTGCGCGCGCTGCATGCAAGTACATGATGAACTACGTATCTTAATCAAGCGCAAATGAAGCCACTTGGGAGGTTCTTGCCGCAGTAGTTGACGAGGAGGCTGAGCTTGACGGGGATGTCGAGGCTGATGCCGAGCACGTTGGCCTTGATGGCCGTGCAGAGGCAGACGGCGGCCTCGAGGTCGGCGAGGCCGCCGAGGATGCTGCAGCACGGCTCGGCCGGCGGCTGGCCGACCTGGGCGAGGACGAGGCCCAGGACGTCGGCGCACGCAGCGAGCTTCAGCGCGTTCTTGGGGCACTTGCTGTGGGACGGCGTCGGTGTCGGGGTCGCCGGAGTCG containing:
- the LOC125514016 gene encoding uncharacterized protein LOC125514016; translated protein: MERGVLGGRAHGAGVHGGFARAAQGQVPAMEQQNAGVPRRWRRGVCSSWCAEAGSDDLVALSDAKARLALYCHLYTCHGGRAIKLQHQAKPPLALCRHLDACHGVRALKLQHQPRLPTPRRRPRSSAPTAPDTRAGDPFGPRHAGDHQEPRHLLASACDGGPRVWEPATAAASSVSSGVGGGGGLRRGCGRRLAAGGGGALEVEMRLGVFFFLSLVTVWVDLGLRVDSYKL
- the LOC125512272 gene encoding 14 kDa proline-rich protein DC2.15-like, with translation MAPKACLLVALSLVLVFTVANACGDSCPTPTPATPTPTPSHSKCPKNALKLAACADVLGLVLAQVGQPPAEPCCSILGGLADLEAAVCLCTAIKANVLGISLDIPVKLSLLVNYCGKNLPSGFICA